Below is a window of Meiothermus cerbereus DSM 11376 DNA.
TGGCACGAAGATCGGTAACGGCGATGTGCGAGGCGTGGTATGGGCCAGGAAAAAAGATGGCCGGGTTAATAAAGCCAATCTGCCAGTTTTGTGGCGCGTAGGCTTTGAACAGCGCCCAGTGAAAGGCCAGCCCTTCCTCGGGTAGGTAGCCAGACACATACCACCACTCCAAAGGAGCATTGTTGGGCCCCCAGTTGTCGGGGGTGGGCAGGCGGTCGGGGTCTACGGCTTGCAGTGAGGGTAGACAGCCAGCCAGGGCTAGCAAAAGTACCATGAGCCAGTAGCGCATAGGGCTAGTGTATGCACGCGATGGCTATTTGGGTTGTAGTCTGGGGCGTAAACTGGGGCTCGGTGGGATTTAGCATGACCGATACCCATTGCCACCTCGACTATATGGAACCCGAAGAGACCCAGGCTGCTATTCAGGCCTCGAGGGAGTTTAAAGCCATCCTAACCATCGGCACAAACCCAGTGCGCAACCGCAATGCACTGGCCTTAGCGGAAGCGCACCCCCATATCTGGGCAGCCGTGGGTCTACACCCTACCGAAGCCCCGCTGCTTTCACCTGAGCTGGAGGCCGACCTGAAGTATCTGGCCCAGCACCCGAGGGTACGTGCCATTGGCGAAACCGGGCTGGACTTTTACTGGACACCCGAGACCCGCCAGGCCCAGTACCGGGCGCTGGACTTTCAGCATCAGCTCGCAGTGTCGCTGGGTTTGCCGCTTATTTTTCACGTGCGTAGCAAGGAAAGCGATCGGGCAGAACAAGAGATAGCGGAGTGGTTGCTGCAAAACCGCCCCTCGAGGGTTGTTCTTCATGCTTTTGGGGGGCACCCCAGGCTAATAGATGTGGGGCTGGAGCTTGGGGCCTATTTTGGCTTTGCTGGGCCCCTAACCTACAAGAAAAATGCAGCCTTGCGAGAGGCAGCCCGGCAAATTCCCCTTGAACGACTAATGGTCGAAACCGATGCGCCTTTTTTGCCCCCCGAGCCTTACCGGGGCCAGCGCAACCACCCGGCCCTGGTTAGGTTTACCCTGGCCAAACTGGCCGAAATCCGCGGGCTGAGCCTAGAGCAGATGGAGCAGATTACCGACCAAAATGCTCAGGCCTGCTTTGCTTTCAACCGCTAAATCAGGCACACCCACCGCAGCTCTGACATCACAGCGCTATAAAGAAGCGAAGTCTGGGTAGAGGCTTCTTATACCGGATTCAAAAAGATAATCTTCAAACAAAAAGCGCTAAGAGGCTATCTTTTTGAATCCTAGAGCACTCCCTTCGGTCGGGTTAGTTCGTCACCGTTCGGTGACGAACTAACCGAATCTGGTATTACGCCACACGACCAGAACGCTACCCAATCCTGAAGGTTGAATGCTTGGCCTTGTGGTCGGGTTCCACATGGATGGTGGCAGTGACGCCATCCATGCTGGCCTGTAAGGCGTTCTCGAGCCGGTCACAAATCTGATGGGCCTGCTCCACCGAGGTATGCCCAGGTACCACCAGGTGAAACTCCACAAAGGTGCGCGGCCCAGCCCGTCGGGTGCGTAGGTCGTGGATTTCCAGTACCCGGCCTTCGGATGCCAGACCCTCGAGGGTATAGCTGAGCGTGTTGCGAATGTCGGCCAGTTCGGCCTCCGAAACCGATTCGTCCATCAGACCCCCCACAGAGTCGCGCACCAGCCGCCAGCCAACCCACAAGATATTGAACGCTACCGCAATAGCCAGCAAGGGGTCGAGCACCCACCAGCCGCTTAGCCAGGCCAGCCCGATGCCCAATAGCACACCGACCGAGGTCAGCACATCGGCCAGGATGTGCTGACCATCCGCCACCACCGCGGGCGAGCGCGCTTTGCGTCCAGTGCGAATTAAAAACCATCCCAGCCCGGCGTTTATAGTCGAAGCCCCCAAGGAGATCAACAATCCTGTGTCTAAGCCCCCAATGGGTTGCGGTGCGAATAGCCGAGGCCAGGCTTCGCGCACGATGGCTAGAGCCGCCAATACAATCAACACCCCCTCCAGTACAGCCGAGAAGTACTCGGCTTTGGTGTGCCCGTAAGGATGGTTGCTATCGGCTGGGCGACGCGAAACCAGCACCGCAATCAGTGCGCTTCCAGCGGCCACAATGTTTACAATGGACTCCAGCGCATCGGAGTATAGAGCTACCGAACCAGTCAGGGCGTAGGCCAGCCACTTCAGACCTAGTACTACTCCCGCCACAACGAGGCTTAGGGCTAAAGCGTGCGTCGGGGTCATAAGGCCTTCGGGGGTTGGGGACAGGGGGTTTGCTCAAGTGGATGCACAGTAGCTTCACTAAAGATATTAGCGTGTCTGCAACCACTGCGGCGCAGTGCCCCATAAATGTCGGACTAGAGGGCTCTAAAAAAAGCTCCCGCACAGGGAGCTTTTTTGAATGCGGGTTTTTACGACTGGTGCGCCGTGCTGGTGCTTACCCTGATGCTGGGCCCCATGGTCGTGGTGAGGTAGATCGAGCGCAGGTAGGTGCCCTTGGCGCTGTCGGGTTTGGCGCTCTCAACAGCTTTGATAAAAGCCCGTACATTCTCGGCGATTTGCTCCGGCGTAAAGCTGGCCTTGCCCACAGGGCCATGCACCACACCGGTCTTGTCGTTGCGGAACTCGATACGACCGGCTTTAATTTCGCGCACCATATCACCGATGTTAAAGCCAACTGTACCGGCTTTGGGGTTGGGCAACATGCCCTTCGGACCCAGGATACGACCGAGCTTCGAGCCCACTGCACCCATTACGTCAGGGGTGGCGACAACCGCATCGAAGTCGGAGCGGCCATCCAGGATTTCCTGGATAATTTCCTCTCCGGCGGCGATGTCGGCGCCAGCGGCCTGGGCCTCGGCGATTTTCTCGCCTTTAGCAATCGCCAGCACGCGTACGCTGCGGCCCGTTCCGTGTGGCAGGGCTACCGTAGAGCGCACGTTTTGATCCGACTTTTTGGGGTCGATGCCCAGCTTAACGTGCACCTCTACGGTCTCATCAAACTTGGCGCTTTTAATCTGAGGAATCAGGGCAGCGGCCTCTTCGACCGAGTAAACCTTATTCAGGTCTACTTTTTCCAGCAAAGCCCGATAGCGCTTTCCATGCTTAGGCATTGGGCACCCCCGTCACTTCCACGCCCATGGAGCGAGCCGAACCTGCAATCTGGCGGGCTGCAGCCTCTACATCCCCGGCATTCATATCTGGCATCTTTTGCTTGGCAATCTGCAGGCACTGCTCCCAGGTGAGCTTGCCCACTTTCTCACGCCCACTCTTGCCCGAGCCTTTCTCGATACCGGCAGCTTTGCGAATCAGGTAAGAGGCGGGGGGAGTTTTGGTGATGAAGCTAAAAGAGCGGTCGGAGAAGATAGTGATCTCCACGGGTACAATGGCGTCGCCCATGTTGGCCGTGGCCGCGTTAAACTGCTTGACGAACTCCATGATGTTGGCACCGTGTTGACCCAGTGCCGGGCCTACTGGGGGTGCAGGCGTGGCCTTACCGGCCGGAAGCTGCAGCTTGACCACAGCATTAATCTTTTTCATTTTTTTTCCTCCTTTGCGTTGACCCACATTCTGTGGGGGGTGGCTCCCACGAACTTCGTGGTGGTATCGCCTTGCTTACAGCTGATAGCAACTAGCCAGGGGCTTTAGATTTTGCTATCAGCAATCAGCCGCTGTCAATAAGCTTCTGCGCTATGCGCGAACGACCTGCGAAAACTCCAGCTCGACTGGGGTTTCGCGTCCGAAAATGGACACCAGCACCTTGACTTTCTGGCGCTCGAGGTTGACCTCGCTCACCACGCCGGTAAAGTCGGCGAAGGGGCCTGAAGCAACCCGCACCACGTCGCCTTCCTTGAAGGTAACCTGAGGCTTGGGGGCTTCTTTCTTTCCGGCCAATCCGGAGATTTCTAGCAGGTGCTGCACCTCGTCTGGTGTGAGGGGTACTGGATGGGTTGCGGTGCCCACAAAGCCTGTCACGCCAGGGGTGTTGC
It encodes the following:
- a CDS encoding cation diffusion facilitator family transporter, whose protein sequence is MTPTHALALSLVVAGVVLGLKWLAYALTGSVALYSDALESIVNIVAAGSALIAVLVSRRPADSNHPYGHTKAEYFSAVLEGVLIVLAALAIVREAWPRLFAPQPIGGLDTGLLISLGASTINAGLGWFLIRTGRKARSPAVVADGQHILADVLTSVGVLLGIGLAWLSGWWVLDPLLAIAVAFNILWVGWRLVRDSVGGLMDESVSEAELADIRNTLSYTLEGLASEGRVLEIHDLRTRRAGPRTFVEFHLVVPGHTSVEQAHQICDRLENALQASMDGVTATIHVEPDHKAKHSTFRIG
- a CDS encoding TatD family hydrolase, with the translated sequence MTDTHCHLDYMEPEETQAAIQASREFKAILTIGTNPVRNRNALALAEAHPHIWAAVGLHPTEAPLLSPELEADLKYLAQHPRVRAIGETGLDFYWTPETRQAQYRALDFQHQLAVSLGLPLIFHVRSKESDRAEQEIAEWLLQNRPSRVVLHAFGGHPRLIDVGLELGAYFGFAGPLTYKKNAALREAARQIPLERLMVETDAPFLPPEPYRGQRNHPALVRFTLAKLAEIRGLSLEQMEQITDQNAQACFAFNR
- the rplK gene encoding 50S ribosomal protein L11, whose translation is MKKINAVVKLQLPAGKATPAPPVGPALGQHGANIMEFVKQFNAATANMGDAIVPVEITIFSDRSFSFITKTPPASYLIRKAAGIEKGSGKSGREKVGKLTWEQCLQIAKQKMPDMNAGDVEAAARQIAGSARSMGVEVTGVPNA
- the rplA gene encoding 50S ribosomal protein L1, translated to MPKHGKRYRALLEKVDLNKVYSVEEAAALIPQIKSAKFDETVEVHVKLGIDPKKSDQNVRSTVALPHGTGRSVRVLAIAKGEKIAEAQAAGADIAAGEEIIQEILDGRSDFDAVVATPDVMGAVGSKLGRILGPKGMLPNPKAGTVGFNIGDMVREIKAGRIEFRNDKTGVVHGPVGKASFTPEQIAENVRAFIKAVESAKPDSAKGTYLRSIYLTTTMGPSIRVSTSTAHQS
- the nusG gene encoding transcription termination/antitermination protein NusG: MSIEWYAVHTYVGHEEKVKQNLEQRVKALGMQDKIFQVLIPTEEVVEHREGGKKEVVRRKLYPGYIYVLVDLGDTPGEVNEAWEVVRNTPGVTGFVGTATHPVPLTPDEVQHLLEISGLAGKKEAPKPQVTFKEGDVVRVASGPFADFTGVVSEVNLERQKVKVLVSIFGRETPVELEFSQVVRA